From Sphingorhabdus sp. SMR4y:
GCGCGGCAAGGACGGGCGCTATCACTGCAAGCGCGACAATGGCACCACCGGCCTGATTATCGGCGGCGCCGTCGGCGCGCTGGTCGGCCGTGAAATCGACAGCCGCGGTGATCGCACCGTCGGAACCGTACTCGGCGCCGCCGGCGGCGCCTTGCTCGGCCGCGAGATCGATCGCAGCGGGATGAAGTGCCGGTAGATCAAGGGGAGGGGAGATGCTGTAAAGTCTCTCCCTTCGTCGGCATCCCGGGAATGTCTGTCATCCTGAACGCGTTTCAGGGCCCCCGAGGCCCACAAGCTGCCGATGGAAATCCTCTCCTCGTCATCCTGAACTTGTTTCAGGATCCCCCAAGGTTCACGCGCCGCCGATGGAGGTCCTGAAACAAGTTCAGGATGACGTCTCTCTCCCTCAAAGCGACCCTCAGCGCGGCAACAATCTTCTCCAGTCTCCCCACAGCACAACCGCCAGAGCCACGCCAACTACCGCCAGATCGACGGCAGCCGCGACCGGCGCATATTTCCGTCTCGCAAGATGCAGTTATCTGGCGCGGAACACCTTCTTTTGGACATATTCGGTGAAGTCCTTGGCGTAGGCATCGCGCAATTCCAATTTCGCCGGTTCGATCATGTCCTCGGTTTTCGGCGGGAAATTTTCCAATGGGTTTTTCACCTGACCCTTGCCGACCTTGGTCTGCTTTGGTCCGTCAAATTCCCGGTAGATCCAGCCGGTGAACAGATTGCTGCCATACATCATCGCCTTGTGGTAGAATATGTGGGTGGTGGTCAGTTCCGCATAGCAGGGGGCTGTGGAGTCGGAGAGTCGCTGTTTGCCTTTGATCTTTGCGTTCATGGCCTTGATCTTGGCCTTGAGCTCGGGATTATCTTTGGCGTCCTCGTTGAACGGCGTTGGCTCTTGCCAAATGATCTTATAGCCGTCGAGCTTTAGCGTTTCGTTGATGCCCAGCTTGGTCAGCTCTTCCTTTTGGATTTCCGGCCCGAGATAGTCTTTCATCAAATCCTTGACGGTCTTAACTCTGCCCTCATGCGCAGCCACATCTGCGAGTGCGCCGACAATGCCGAAGCCGGATAGGATACCGGTATTGATACCAATATAATTTTCTGTCGGCCAGACATGCAGTTCGCAGACCGATCCATCGGCGGCTGTCTTGTAGACCGTCTCCGGAACAACTGCCGCAGGATCAGCCGTTGCTGGAGCTTTTGCAAGCGCTTCCACTGCGGTTGATGTATCTCCTGCGCCTGAATCCTGTTGGGCCAACAGGGGTGAACCTGCAAGGACTGCCGAGATTGCCAGTGTCAAACCGATATAGATTTTTTGCATATATTTGCCCCCTGAATGAAACCGGTTTTCAGCAGATAAAATCTGTCTGGGCAAGTAAAATAGATGGCCGGAGCGGGTGGCTCTTGTCCCCCTCAGCGCGGCAACAATCTTCTCCAGTCTCCCCACAGCACAACCGCCAGAGCCACGCCGATCACCGCCAGATCCACCATCGCCTCCACCGGCGCATAGTCCAGTCCCGCGACCGCCGACAATCCGCCAATCACCGCCCAGACGACAAACAGCTTCCGCCCG
This genomic window contains:
- a CDS encoding glycine zipper 2TM domain-containing protein; amino-acid sequence: MRNIFMAIAAASLVVPAGAVLADPPAHAKAYGKYKHKKHKSRYDDRGRYYEPRRVTRNERIWRGKDGRYHCKRDNGTTGLIIGGAVGALVGREIDSRGDRTVGTVLGAAGGALLGREIDRSGMKCR